Sequence from the Gracilinanus agilis isolate LMUSP501 chromosome 6, AgileGrace, whole genome shotgun sequence genome:
ttcctcttttgtcaaatgagggggttggaccagaCGACGTCTAAGACCCGTTCAGCTCTCGATCTCGGAGCCCACTGAGTCATATGTTGAGGGCAGAGGGGTTTATCGATTAGCCCTTTGCTCACTTGCGTTATCATTCCTTTCTTGCCTCTCCAGCAGAACTTTTAGCGGAATTCGCTAACTACTTCCATTACGGTTACCACGAGTGCATGAAGAACTTGGTACATTATCTGACCACGGTGGAGAGGATGGAGACCAAAGACACCAAGTACGCGCGAATCCTCGCTTTCTTGCAGTCCAAAGCGCGACTGGTCACCGAGCCCGTGTTCCCTTCTCTAGGCTCCCTCCCGGAGCCAGACTTCTCCTACCAACTTCACCCGGCCGGCCCGGAGTACCCCGGACACAGCTCCGGGGAAGCCGCAGTCTTCCACCAGGGGCCAGCCCATGGCCCCTTCCCCTGGCCCCACGGGCCTGCTCGCAGCCCCACCCTGCCTTACCTGCCCAACACCCCGGTGCCCATCTCCAGCCCGGCTCAACAGCACAGCCCCTTTCTGGCCCCAGTGCAAGGGCTAGATCGGCATTATCTCAACTTGATCGGCCACTCCCACCCTAATGCCTTGAACCTGCACACGTCTCAACACGCTCCGGTGCTATAACACACAGGTGGTGACCCAGGCCTCGGTGCCTCGGTGCCCCAGCGAATCCATTCGCTGCCTTGTGCACCGTTAGG
This genomic interval carries:
- the HELT gene encoding hairy and enhancer of split-related protein HELT isoform X1, yielding MSDKLKERKRTPVSHKVIEKRRRDRINRCLNELGKTVPMALAKQSSGKLEKAEILEMTVQYLRALHSADFPRGREKAELLAEFANYFHYGYHECMKNLVHYLTTVERMETKDTKYARILAFLQSKARLVTEPVFPSLGSLPEPDFSYQLHPAGPEYPGHSSGEAAVFHQGPAHGPFPWPHGPARSPTLPYLPNTPVPISSPAQQHSPFLAPVQGLDRHYLNLIGHSHPNALNLHTSQHAPVL
- the HELT gene encoding hairy and enhancer of split-related protein HELT isoform X2; protein product: MSDKLKERKRTPVSHKVIEKRRRDRINRCLNELGKTVPMALAKQSSGKLEKAEILEMTVQYLRALHSADFPRGREKELLAEFANYFHYGYHECMKNLVHYLTTVERMETKDTKYARILAFLQSKARLVTEPVFPSLGSLPEPDFSYQLHPAGPEYPGHSSGEAAVFHQGPAHGPFPWPHGPARSPTLPYLPNTPVPISSPAQQHSPFLAPVQGLDRHYLNLIGHSHPNALNLHTSQHAPVL